A window from Flavobacterium sp. 83 encodes these proteins:
- a CDS encoding IS982 family transposase, which translates to MSDLEVVALSLTSEFMSIDSENSFFNQLQNGQISNLIERSQYNKRRKKLFHFAEEIRQHLYSKFTEFENYFVVDSMPLEICKMARHNRIKICKGDFQTAPDKGFCASQNSWFYGYKLHGVCTVSGVFQSIDITKASVHDVHLLKDLKYQMSDCVLLGDRGYLSSPLQLDLFETANIKLETPMRINQIGYKKQPYIFRKSRKRIETLFSQLCDQFMIRRNYAKSFQGFKTRILAKITALTLVQFINKFIFERPINNIKTQII; encoded by the coding sequence ATGTCTGATTTAGAAGTAGTTGCTTTAAGTTTAACATCTGAATTTATGTCTATTGACAGTGAAAATTCATTTTTTAATCAGTTGCAAAATGGACAAATTTCTAATCTAATTGAACGAAGTCAGTATAATAAGAGAAGGAAAAAATTATTCCATTTTGCTGAAGAAATCAGACAACATTTATATTCAAAATTCACAGAATTTGAGAACTATTTTGTTGTTGATAGTATGCCACTTGAGATTTGTAAAATGGCTCGTCATAATAGGATTAAAATTTGTAAGGGTGATTTTCAGACTGCGCCAGATAAAGGTTTTTGTGCATCACAAAACTCTTGGTTTTATGGTTACAAACTTCACGGAGTTTGTACTGTTTCTGGGGTTTTTCAATCAATAGATATTACAAAAGCAAGTGTTCACGATGTACATTTATTAAAAGATTTAAAATATCAAATGTCTGATTGTGTGCTTCTTGGAGATAGAGGTTATTTGTCTTCACCATTACAATTAGATTTGTTTGAAACAGCAAATATAAAATTAGAAACTCCAATGAGAATCAATCAAATTGGGTATAAAAAACAACCCTACATATTTAGAAAATCAAGAAAAAGAATAGAGACATTATTCTCTCAATTGTGTGATCAATTTATGATTAGACGAAATTATGCTAAATCTTTTCAAGGTTTTAAAACAAGAATTTTAGCTAAAATAACAGCATTAACTTTGGTACAATTCATTAATAAATTTATTTTTGAAAGACCAATAAACAATATTAAAACACAAATAATCTAA